The Macadamia integrifolia cultivar HAES 741 unplaced genomic scaffold, SCU_Mint_v3 scaffold2604, whole genome shotgun sequence genome includes a window with the following:
- the LOC122066826 gene encoding TIR-only protein-like, which yields MSFCCKEAFSSVVSANSFSNSRQKQTVFFSGRLTTALCLYSNSRQKQTVFFSRRITTACRSPHSIDVFINHRGMDTKRNVAALLYDRFANLNLNPFLDYKSMKPGEELKEVIETAIRDCKVGVAIFSPNYCTSHNCLH from the exons atgagtttttgtTGTAAAGAAGCTTTCTCTTCGGTTGTTTCTGCTAATTCATTTAG CAATAGCAGACAAAAGCAAACAGTCTTCTTCTCCGGAAGGCTAACTACTGCTCTCTGCTTGTACAGCAATAGCAGACAAAAGCAAACAGTCTTCTTCTCCAGAAGGATAACTACTGCTTGCAGGTCTCCTCATTCCATTGACGTCTTCATAAACCACCGTGGGATGGACACGAAACGCAATGTCGCTGCCTTGCTTTACGACCGTTTCGCCAACCTAAACCTCAATCCCTTTTTAGATTATAAGAGCATGAAGCCTGGCGAAGAGCTTAAGGAGGTCATTGAAACTGCTATAAGAGACTGTAAGGTTGGGGTGGCCATCTTCTCTCCAAATTATTGCACTTCTCACAACTGCCTCCATTAA